A window of the Microtus pennsylvanicus isolate mMicPen1 chromosome 4, mMicPen1.hap1, whole genome shotgun sequence genome harbors these coding sequences:
- the Fam217a gene encoding protein FAM217A: MGRKSNENCGTNQHVSSISPELVLTSVFLKGNLPEHAHSRVQNSNQGVFQLWSSVKKGSTLDSRELKKSSAETGFSVANSARLFSLNHSLTSGPGLTDSKQVSAHPDLCWPYADGDFLKDRSEFHLGSYSTMGNSNSDSVSAINWNLKYRNLSVEENVTDESDLSESEKRNDSLLSYFKKMDLNLKPETIEHVERSFSEEANEASVYADFLPAPFNTLDLHRFAMSKCESWKASVHPPESSIERLIIRLLELERLQHMTIQREKPRLQSTFSIFSMAERPSSSKTIALKARPPKFPDTLTLQTSSGDRSRDKRKNNSCSGKPEQNASKWTWNGASKCKSSSRSLLKCSSSAKQCAAALDDFKNAKSAILNPFQELPPKPTTAQATQPLAKVVSTKCLPPRSPFAVSPIPLSFPENPKEESKAPKAKRKLHRKSILLNKAFHTQKQNCPSPSLIARGKCSPTDQK; the protein is encoded by the exons atgggaagaaaaagcaATGAGAACTGTGGCACCAACCAGCATGTGTCAAGCATCTCTCCAGAG CTGGTTCTCACCTCCgtctttttaaagggaaatt TGCCGGAGCATGCTCACAGTAGAGTGCAG AACAGTAACCAAGGGGTATTTCAGCTATGGAGTTCTGTCAAAAAAGGAAGTACCTTGGATAGCAG ggaattaaaaaaatcttcagcAGAAACTGGCTTCAGTGTAGCCAACAGTGCTAGGCTCTTCTCTCTAAACCACTCGTTAACAAGTGGTCCGGGTTTGACAGACAGCAAGCAAGTCAGTGCTCATCCTGATCTCTGCTGGCCCTATGCTGATGGAGACTTCCTTAAGGATAGAAGTGAGTTTCATCTTGGCTCATACTCCACTATGGGAAACAGCAATAGTGACTCTGTATCTGCTATAAATTGGAATTTGAAATACAGAAACCTCAGTGTGGAAGAAAATGTCACAGATGAAAGTGACTTATCAGAAAGTGAGAAAAGGAATGACTCTTTGCTCagctattttaaaaagatggaCCTGAACTTAAAGCCAGAAACAATAGAACACGTGGAGAGATCCTTCTCGGAGGAAGCAAATGAAGCGTCTGTCTACGCTGACTTTCTCCCTGCTCCTTTCAACACTCTGGACTTGCACAGATTTGCCATGTCAAAATGTGAGAGCTGGAAGGCCTCGGTACACCCTCCAGAAAGCTCCATTGAGCGGTTAATAATTCGTTTATTGGAACTGGAAAGATTACAACATATGACCATACAAAGAGAGAAGCCAAGGCTACAGAGCACGTTCTCAATATTTTCCATGGCAGAACGACCTTCTTCCTCTAAAACCATCGCTCTGAAAGCCAGGCCACCTAAGTTTCCTGACACATTGACTCTACAGACCTCTAGTGGAGACAGAAGTCGAGATAAGAGAAAAAACAATTCCTGTTCCGGAAAGCCAGAACAAAATGCCTCTAAATGGACCTGGAACGGTGCCAGCAAATGTAAGTCGAGCTCCAGATCACTGCTAAAATGCTCATCCTCTGCGAAACAGTGCGCTGCTGCTCTCGATGACTTCAAGAATGCCAAAAGCGCCATTCTAAACCCTTTCCAGGAACTCCCACCCAAGCCTACTACTGCCCAGGCAACTCAACCACTGGCCAAAGTAGTTTCAACAAAATGTCTCCCACCAAGGTCCCCATTTGCAGTTTCTCCCATACCTCTGTCTTTTCCAGAAAATCCAAAGGAAGAAAGTAAGGCGCCAAAAGCCAAAAGGAAACTTCACAGGAAAAGCATACTACTGAATAAAGCTTTCCACACTCAGAAGCAAAACTGCCCATCGCCTTCTCTCATAGCCAGAGGCAAGTGCTCGCCCACTGACCAAAAATAG